One part of the Verrucomicrobiia bacterium genome encodes these proteins:
- a CDS encoding type II secretion system protein — MKPARTGRPRPAPSGSVHPQVDGDDAAFRRDELSESSSPCSTGSPGLVELGPPKPSFARLTPLPTTRGCTASGFTLVELLVVIAIIGILAGLLLPVLGIARAKARAAHCTNNLRQLGIALRLYVDDAGAFPLATTGRALGSWQRPLREAVGDSLLQCPQRITAAWEHVTLFKFPGSRIHPHYGYNHLGAARRRTTDHNLGLGGDYVWSDTGGTYLAMPETRVVAPSEMIAFGDSDAAIVIGLDPDDPPAYRDLLHVAFPHDVPRLGRPGIGNWHRDGAIMLFVDGHTAFAKRSAWAAPTPGARRQWNNDHQPHEEAW; from the coding sequence ATGAAACCCGCTCGCACCGGGAGACCCCGTCCCGCTCCATCCGGTTCCGTGCATCCACAGGTTGACGGTGACGATGCCGCATTTCGGAGGGACGAGTTGAGCGAGTCCTCATCCCCTTGCTCCACAGGCTCGCCTGGCCTCGTGGAACTCGGCCCTCCGAAGCCAAGCTTTGCGAGGCTGACACCCTTACCGACAACTCGCGGATGCACCGCATCCGGTTTCACCCTGGTGGAACTGCTGGTGGTGATCGCGATCATCGGGATCCTTGCCGGGTTGCTTCTGCCCGTGCTGGGCATCGCTCGCGCCAAGGCCAGGGCGGCTCATTGCACAAACAATCTTCGCCAACTCGGTATCGCCCTGCGCCTCTACGTGGACGACGCCGGCGCGTTTCCACTCGCCACCACCGGACGCGCTTTGGGGAGCTGGCAGCGACCGCTGAGGGAGGCTGTCGGCGACTCGCTGCTCCAGTGTCCCCAACGGATCACCGCCGCGTGGGAACATGTGACTCTCTTCAAGTTCCCGGGGAGCCGCATCCACCCGCACTACGGGTACAACCATCTTGGAGCCGCGCGGCGAAGGACGACCGATCACAACCTCGGACTGGGCGGCGACTATGTCTGGTCCGACACGGGTGGCACCTACCTTGCCATGCCGGAGACCCGCGTCGTCGCGCCGTCCGAGATGATCGCCTTTGGCGACAGCGACGCAGCGATCGTCATCGGTCTGGATCCGGACGACCCGCCCGCGTATCGCGACCTTCTCCACGTCGCATTTCCCCATGACGTCCCGAGGCTCGGCCGGCCCGGGATCGGCAACTGGCATCGGGACGGGGCAATCATGCTCTTCGTCGATGGCCACACCGCCTTCGCCAAGCGCTCCGCCTGGGCCGCCCCCACCCCCGGCGCCCGCCGCCAATGGAACAACGACCATCAACCGCACGAGGAGGCGTGGTGA
- a CDS encoding cadherin repeat domain-containing protein yields MACLLRGPAVHAAPTVVWHEDFESDQVWEDWFVEGGVWQAGVPTSGPGRAKEGTRCAATNLGGNYSDNVNSRLITHSFLVPEASENPRLRFWHWFEFHVELQRNAAEQPVEGGDYGRLQIREVGGAWQNLGGEIRGSSSGAWSPVSVGLAAFAGRRVQIGFHLHTRWNSARALTEAPGWYLDEVSLVRGPIEFGEGVEGFENGVGDWSAEYGSWEVGPLPASFGPRRAFRGANVMGTRLAANYQDNAQSRLMTPEFTVPDADENPRLRFWHWFEFHVELQRNAAEQPIEGGDYGRLQIREVGGAWQNLGGEIRGNSSGAWSPVSVALGGFAGKRVQVGFNFQAHWNSGRSLTTAPGWYLDEVSLVRGPIAFRNPEGFEEGPGDWSAEFGSWEIGVVPLGFGPRGAYRGRSVMGTRVAADYWDNTASHLISPTFLVPPGSLEPRLSFWHFHGFYVELQRNAAEQPVEGGDYGKVQIREVGGAWRDLSGEIRGSSGEGWSPAGYPLTSYAGRTVQIGFYLHTRWNSGRTHNTAPGWYIDEVSIRSGYLDRIANQVVDEGALMTVPLSLAAPVPEVRLGSDAPDGMQVDLGVVTWIPGEEHGPGTYTVTVEAVDPNNTLTPLDFRTFEVRVNEVNQPPQIDPIPRQTIAAGVPLVFTVTAFDLDRPVLQAFTFGLGDGAPAGASIQPQTGLFSWTPTEEQAGREHTITVRVTDNGQPPMSGMASFVAGPGEGWRIGDFSLRVGKAPGGGLEFCLAGGATAGKYAIEWAPAFHAQPNLTQWTRIGELSVAAGALGCMTLAADEGPSRFYRAVQIP; encoded by the coding sequence GTGGCATGCTTGCTTCGCGGCCCGGCCGTTCACGCTGCGCCCACGGTGGTGTGGCACGAGGACTTCGAGTCGGACCAGGTATGGGAGGACTGGTTTGTCGAGGGTGGGGTCTGGCAGGCCGGGGTGCCCACCAGCGGACCGGGGCGAGCGAAGGAGGGAACCCGTTGCGCCGCCACGAACCTCGGCGGGAACTATTCTGACAACGTGAACTCGCGACTGATCACGCATTCGTTTCTGGTGCCCGAGGCGTCGGAGAATCCGCGGCTGCGGTTCTGGCACTGGTTCGAATTCCATGTGGAGCTCCAACGCAACGCCGCTGAGCAGCCTGTCGAAGGGGGGGATTACGGGCGCCTTCAGATCCGTGAGGTGGGTGGAGCGTGGCAGAATCTGGGAGGGGAGATTCGTGGAAGCAGTTCGGGCGCTTGGAGTCCCGTGTCCGTCGGACTCGCGGCCTTTGCGGGCCGACGTGTTCAGATTGGCTTCCATCTTCATACGAGATGGAATTCGGCGCGAGCCCTGACCGAGGCACCTGGCTGGTATCTCGATGAAGTTTCACTGGTCCGTGGGCCGATCGAGTTCGGCGAGGGCGTGGAGGGTTTCGAGAACGGCGTGGGGGATTGGTCCGCCGAGTATGGGAGCTGGGAGGTCGGCCCGCTCCCGGCCAGCTTCGGGCCCCGCCGCGCGTTTCGGGGCGCCAATGTCATGGGAACGCGATTGGCCGCCAACTATCAGGACAACGCCCAGTCACGGCTGATGACTCCGGAGTTCACCGTGCCCGATGCCGACGAGAATCCGCGGTTACGGTTCTGGCATTGGTTCGAGTTCCATGTGGAGCTTCAACGCAACGCTGCTGAGCAGCCTATCGAGGGGGGGGATTATGGACGCCTTCAGATTCGGGAGGTGGGCGGGGCGTGGCAGAACCTGGGCGGGGAGATTCGTGGAAACAGTTCGGGCGCTTGGAGCCCGGTCTCGGTTGCCCTGGGGGGCTTTGCCGGCAAACGCGTTCAGGTCGGATTCAACTTCCAGGCCCACTGGAACTCCGGGCGTAGTCTCACCACCGCACCCGGATGGTATCTCGACGAGGTTTCGTTGGTCCGTGGGCCGATCGCCTTTCGGAATCCCGAGGGCTTCGAGGAGGGTCCGGGAGACTGGTCTGCCGAGTTCGGCTCGTGGGAGATTGGCGTCGTGCCGCTTGGTTTCGGTCCCCGGGGGGCGTATCGGGGGCGGAGCGTCATGGGAACCCGTGTAGCTGCCGACTATTGGGATAACACGGCCTCCCATCTGATCTCGCCTACGTTCCTGGTGCCGCCAGGGAGTTTGGAACCTCGTTTGAGCTTCTGGCACTTCCATGGGTTCTATGTGGAGTTGCAACGCAACGCCGCTGAGCAGCCTGTCGAAGGCGGCGACTACGGGAAGGTCCAGATCAGAGAAGTTGGGGGGGCCTGGCGCGACTTGAGCGGGGAGATCCGGGGTAGTAGTGGCGAGGGATGGAGTCCGGCAGGTTACCCACTGACATCCTACGCCGGCAGGACGGTGCAGATCGGGTTCTATCTTCACACCCGTTGGAACTCGGGCCGCACTCACAATACCGCCCCCGGCTGGTACATCGACGAGGTGAGCATTCGGAGCGGCTACCTGGACCGGATCGCGAACCAGGTGGTGGACGAAGGGGCTTTGATGACCGTACCGCTCTCGTTGGCCGCCCCGGTTCCGGAGGTGCGTCTGGGAAGCGATGCCCCGGACGGGATGCAGGTGGATCTGGGTGTGGTGACCTGGATTCCGGGCGAGGAGCATGGACCCGGGACCTACACGGTCACCGTCGAGGCGGTGGATCCGAACAACACGCTCACTCCCTTGGATTTCAGGACGTTTGAAGTGCGGGTCAACGAGGTCAATCAGCCACCGCAGATCGACCCGATTCCGCGGCAGACGATTGCGGCCGGGGTGCCATTGGTGTTCACGGTGACGGCGTTCGATCTGGACCGGCCGGTTCTTCAGGCCTTCACCTTCGGACTGGGGGACGGCGCACCAGCCGGCGCGAGCATCCAACCGCAGACGGGATTGTTCTCGTGGACGCCGACGGAGGAGCAGGCGGGTCGTGAGCACACGATCACCGTGCGGGTGACGGACAATGGGCAGCCGCCGATGAGCGGCATGGCCAGCTTCGTGGCGGGACCGGGAGAGGGTTGGCGGATCGGCGACTTCTCGCTGAGGGTCGGGAAGGCTCCGGGCGGAGGGTTGGAGTTCTGCCTTGCGGGGGGCGCGACGGCCGGGAAGTACGCCATCGAATGGGCGCCGGCGTTCCATGCTCAACCCAACCTGACGCAATGGACTCGCATTGGAGAACTGTCGGTCGCGGCGGGGGCACTCGGGTGCATGACGTTGGCGGCCGATGAAGGACCGTCGCGGTTCTATCGGGCGGTCCAGATCCCGTAA